The sequence TACTTTGTCACTTGAAGAGTTTGTAGATACACTACATACCATACTCTCTTACATGTAAGTTTTTCTCAATTATGGTTTACATGTGACAAATCAAAATCCAAATGGTTCTATAATCTAATCTAATCtgttgaaaaaaaaagtcaaacttAACTTCGATCGAAGGATTTTGTCTATGTCATATTCTTTCTGTAATACCCAATTCCCAATATTTGAAATTCGAATTCAACGACGAATGACCTTGATATTTTCCTACATACAGTCCAACAACCGTCTTAGAGGTTTTTTAAAGTTAAAGCTATCCTACAACCCAACATGAGTCATTTTAGTGTACTCTATTCTCTCACATATACATCCTAGGAAATTTTCAAAAGAATACCCAGTACAAAATTACGTTGAGATAAATACACTTAACTTTGAAGTTCTAATAATAGAATCCCAAGAAGAAAGATGTATCTTATTGAGATAAGCAATaactttcaattcttttaagtATTTCTTAATCATACTTTTACATCCTCTTATTTACATGTGATATTGGCTATCATTTATGTCCCCAAACGTTATACTTTCTAATCTAACTAGACCGACGATCAAAACGTTACTTTCCAATCTTTAACTCTCTAGTTGTGGTTCAAAAACTTGCAAGCTCTCATGTTTTGATTCACCAAGATGTGGCTTTGATAGTAAAGTttcaaaactaataatattCAAACGTAGACTTTTTAGCATGtcatatatatacaaaattgaaagtttgcaataaatgaaactttgaatAATTGTGATACGTTCAccactaaattaaaaatgttattttaacAAGAATTTTTTTCGATAGTTACGAAATATCGAGGATAAAATAATAATGGCTAAAAAATAAAGGCAATTTAAAACACAAACAACAAAATGTAAGGACATGTTTTTAACCATGAAAGGTATAGAAAACCATGAAAGGTATAGAAAACCATGTGTGCTTTGAAGTGAGAAGAGAACCATGTTTTTGAAGTGTAGAAACAATAGTATCCACCCCACTAGCACACAACCCATATCCCCCACCTTCAATATATCTATACCATACCGTTGATGCATTTTCAAAGTAAACGAATAGTAATTCAAAGTGCCTTTCTTTGACTTCCaccatatatacatacatacatacatatactattttttcaaagaaaaaaaaggcatTAATGGCGTCAAATAATGACGTATATGCTTTCAAATCTCTCTCTCTGCTATCCCACTCCCCTCTCCCTCTCCAACTTGCatttcattaaaaataaaatcacaATCTTATCTATAGCATTTATTCCAgggttaaaaaaaatgtaatctTTATCACACCCATCTCATCAAAATTAACTACtattgcttttttttcttttctttcttttttttttgctttaaacaTATCTTTACGAAAAGTCAAGTACCCTAAAAAATCCTCCGCCTCTCCCTCccaaaattttcttcattttatacTCAAACTTAACtccatcttttttttatatatatatatataattaacatTAACATATAGTCAATGTAAACGATGCTTGTCCTTATCTCCCATCTCCATCTTcccatattattattattattatttttccttttgtctttttaaagaaaaatgtttaACTATAATTGATATATATTACTGTTTTTTCCctcattttaataaaattaattgcTTTTTTTTAATTCTCCAACTTGTCCTTCGTTTTCAAACCTTCCCTCTTctctataaataaaaaatttccaacTCCAACTCTGTCGCCATTACTCCTTCTTCCCCCCCTTCACACTGCCCTTGTGTTCTCTCCTTtctaatttataatttaaatcagtttgctttcctttgatttcttttattttcttgatCTGTTCCAAAATGCCGGCCGTCGGAATCGCTACCGGTGGGAGTAATAAAGCCTATCCGGGGAATCTTACTCTCTATGTCACCGTCACATGTATCGTCGCCGCCATGGGCGGGCTTATTTTCGGTTACGATATTGGAATTTCAGGTATTAATTGAGATTTTTTTAACAATATGGGCtctgtttgttttctttttctttttctttttttttttttggttcttCATGTTCTGTTTTCTGATGATGAATATTTGTTGTTGAATGTGGGTAGGTGGGGTGACTTCGATGGATTCATTCCTGAGTAAGTTTTTCCACTCGGTGTTCGTAAAGAAGAACGACAGAAAATCGAACAACCAGTACTGTCAATACGACAGTGAGACGTTGACTTTGTTCACGTCGTCGCTTTACTTGGCGGCGTTGTTGTCGTCGTTGGTGGCGTCGACGGTGACGCGTACATTTGGGCGGAAATGGTCTATGTTATTTGGTGGTGTGTTGTTTTGTTCAGGTGCTATTATCAATGGCGCTGCTAAGGCTGTTTGGATGCTTATTCTTGGTCGTATTTTGCTTGGTTTTGGCATCGGCTTTGCCAATCAGGTATCTTCCTctgtctttttcttcttcctccgttcCGGCAATCGAGAAATTCATTGTAAAAATGAAGCTTTTGGACTGTTTCTTCATTTATGATTTGTAGGCCCTACCCGTCCTCTAACTTGCAAGATTGATATTACGTTGATTTTGACAATAATTCAAACaactatattaaaaaaataatgtagatttctttttccttttttctttctttcattaggGGTTCTAACCTTGTAAATAAGGTTTAAAATGTGAACTGTCTTagatttataaaaatattgataaaattttaaaatatacatatactttAGATAGATATTATTAAGGATAAACGTTcgatttatatatatttgataatttttttcattttaaaggtaatatttctaaatttaaacaaccttttaaaaaaaatttggagAAATTAAATGGTTATTAAGGGTATAAATGTGAAAATATGGACAGATATTTAATGTCGTATATTTATTGTAACAAATATAGATAAGaatagaaaatttgaaaaagtttAAAGCACAAAGCTTTGAATCGATTTGTTTTTATTAGAaagagtaaaagaaaaaaaagaagaaaagagagagtaAAAGTAAATATAGAGATTAGATGATAGATAGATAGATCCATGGAAAGAAaagatattaattaaatttggaTTTTGTAGTTTGTTTTATGAGTTTTCGTAATTTTCGACAAAACCCACACCAATTGGCAATATCAATAGCCACCGTTTGGTTGTTGCAAAGTAAAGTGGGATCCAcccattattttattttctttccccTCAATATAACAATCTTttctcttatatatatatatatatgtattgttCATAATGTCTTAatcaaaaatattaaaattgggATTTCTAACATTACTTTGCCCGACATCTCCACTCTGTCTTTCTCTCTACTATGTTCAACtaatttaagttttaaatttcttattattttgtatATTCTTCTTTATTAATATAGAAATGAAAATATTGTGGAAATTTAAAACCCTAATCTATATGCCTGATTCTCCCCACCGTTTACTCTTTTGTTGCATTGACCTTTGAAATTCCTATTCACATGTCCTGTCTTTTCTTCTAAGTCCCTAAtgaaattcaattatttttatgcCTACTATTTCTGAAAAATAATCATAAACTCATGGTCAACAATTTTATGCTCAACATGGGTTGACTTCTCTGcttaattatttgaattatgtgaagtttattttggattttaacctttttttttttctttttgtttttgggtAAACAGTCAGTGCCATTGTACCTATCTGAAATGGCTCCATACAAATACAGAGGAGCCCTCAACATTGGTTTCCAATTGTCAATCACTGTTGGGATTCTAATAGCCAATGTGTTGAACTATTTCTTTGCAAAGATCAAAGGTGGTTGGGGATGGCGTTTGAGTTTAGGTGGTGCTGTGGTTCCTGCTCTTATTATCACTGTTGGATCGTTGGTCCTCCCCGACACTCCCAACTCGATGATTGAGAGAGGACGTTGCGACGAGGCTAGACATCAACTTAAAAGGATTCGTGGAATTGATGACATTGATGAAGAGTTCAATGACCTTGTTGCAGCCAGTGATGCATCAAAGCAAGTGGAGAATCCTTGGACTAATCTGTT comes from Cucumis melo cultivar AY chromosome 12, USDA_Cmelo_AY_1.0, whole genome shotgun sequence and encodes:
- the LOC103485942 gene encoding sugar carrier protein C-like encodes the protein MPAVGIATGGSNKAYPGNLTLYVTVTCIVAAMGGLIFGYDIGISGGVTSMDSFLSKFFHSVFVKKNDRKSNNQYCQYDSETLTLFTSSLYLAALLSSLVASTVTRTFGRKWSMLFGGVLFCSGAIINGAAKAVWMLILGRILLGFGIGFANQSVPLYLSEMAPYKYRGALNIGFQLSITVGILIANVLNYFFAKIKGGWGWRLSLGGAVVPALIITVGSLVLPDTPNSMIERGRCDEARHQLKRIRGIDDIDEEFNDLVAASDASKQVENPWTNLLKKKYRPHLTMAILIPFFQQLTGINVIMFYAPVLFNTIGFGNDAALMSAVITGVVNVASTVVSIYGVDKWGRRFLFLEGGVQMLICQAVVAAAIGAKFGVNGDPGELPKWYAIVVVLFICIYVAGFAWSWGPLGWLVPSEIFPLEIRSAAQSVNVSVNMLFTFIVAQVFLTMLCHLKFGLFIFFAFFVLLMSIFIFFFLPETKGIPIEEMNQVWKSHWYWKRFVHDSHLPNGKGGVEMKSGGYA